The Caproicibacterium lactatifermentans genome contains a region encoding:
- the aroC gene encoding chorismate synthase, with the protein MSSWGERVKISIFGESHGPAIGCVLEGLPAGEAVDMDAVQQQMHRRAPGRDRTSTPRREADIPQVLSGLLNGVTTGAPLCAVIANTNTRSADYQNLLEVPRPGHADYTAWVKYHGCNDVRGGGHFSGRLTAPLVFAGAVCRQILARRGILVGAHVWSIGQVHDTPFSNITAPILKACGSANFPVLDPQKKDAMYCEIDTAHAAGDSVGGVVECACLGVPAGLGGEGMFGGIESLFSSILFGIPACKGVEFGAGFEAAALHGSENNDAFFYDADGTVKTRTNNAGGILGGITTGMPILFRAAFKPTPSIVREQHSVNLATGKDTLLSVHGRHDPCIVPRAVPAVEAAVALALLNIDGILEHIAKD; encoded by the coding sequence ATGTCATCGTGGGGTGAACGGGTAAAAATCAGTATTTTCGGTGAAAGCCATGGACCGGCCATTGGCTGTGTGCTGGAGGGCCTTCCCGCAGGCGAAGCAGTGGATATGGACGCAGTACAGCAGCAAATGCACCGACGGGCACCGGGCCGGGACCGAACCAGCACACCGCGGCGGGAGGCAGACATTCCGCAGGTGCTTTCCGGACTTCTCAACGGTGTGACAACCGGCGCGCCCCTGTGCGCTGTCATTGCAAATACCAACACACGTTCCGCCGATTATCAAAATCTGCTGGAGGTACCACGCCCCGGCCACGCCGATTACACCGCGTGGGTAAAGTACCACGGCTGCAATGATGTGCGCGGCGGCGGGCACTTTTCCGGCCGGCTGACCGCTCCGCTGGTATTTGCGGGTGCCGTATGCCGCCAAATTCTCGCACGGCGTGGCATTCTGGTCGGCGCGCACGTCTGGTCTATCGGGCAAGTACACGACACGCCGTTTTCCAATATCACCGCTCCCATACTGAAAGCCTGCGGCTCCGCCAATTTTCCAGTGCTGGACCCGCAGAAAAAGGATGCTATGTACTGCGAGATTGACACGGCACACGCGGCGGGCGACAGTGTCGGCGGCGTGGTAGAATGCGCCTGTTTGGGTGTACCCGCGGGCCTTGGCGGCGAGGGAATGTTCGGCGGCATAGAAAGCCTGTTTTCCTCGATTCTGTTCGGCATTCCCGCCTGCAAAGGTGTGGAGTTCGGCGCGGGCTTCGAGGCGGCTGCCCTGCATGGCAGCGAAAACAACGATGCGTTCTTCTACGACGCGGACGGCACCGTAAAAACCCGCACCAACAATGCCGGCGGCATTTTAGGCGGCATTACCACGGGAATGCCCATTTTGTTCCGTGCGGCCTTTAAGCCTACTCCCTCCATTGTGCGGGAGCAGCACAGTGTGAACCTTGCGACCGGTAAGGACACTCTGCTGTCCGTACACGGGCGGCACGACCCCTGTATTGTGCCGCGCGCGGTTCCTGCGGTGGAGGCTGCTGTTGCGCTGGCGCTTCTCAATATAGATGGTATTTTAGAGCATATTGCAAAGGACTGA
- the aroA gene encoding 3-phosphoshikimate 1-carboxyvinyltransferase produces MPGNAVSRVRLFPGALRGTVSPPPSKSAAHRAILCAALAPGKSVLSPIGTSADMQATIGCIRALGAQAVLQGDTLTVTGISGSPKAPVTLNCLESGSTLRFLIPAVGALGVPAVFTGCGRLPQRPLGIYLSLLPQQGLCCESTGGLPLRISGQLQAGVYCLPGDVSSQFISGLLFALPLLSGDSEIQLTSPLQSASYVRMTCHMLQQFGISVLPYQGGWKVPGGQHFRARTLSIERDWSQAAFLLTAGALGGQVSLTGLDPSSAQGDRAIVPLLTQFGASLRWKNGILTAEANHLTGFDIDVGQIPDLAPVLAAAGLFAEGRTRLYNAARLRLKESDRLDALYHMAVSLGARAEQMEDTLTLWGGRPLPGGTVDGCSDHRIVMAAAVAALRTQGPVTITDAQAVQKSWPEFFTVYQEMGGNADVIVG; encoded by the coding sequence GTGCCGGGAAATGCAGTGAGCCGCGTGCGGCTTTTTCCCGGTGCACTGCGGGGAACGGTGTCACCGCCGCCCAGCAAAAGTGCGGCCCATCGGGCCATTTTGTGCGCTGCGCTCGCCCCGGGAAAAAGTGTTCTCTCGCCCATCGGCACCAGCGCGGATATGCAGGCAACCATCGGCTGTATTCGTGCGCTTGGTGCACAGGCAGTGCTGCAGGGTGACACCCTGACCGTAACAGGCATTTCCGGTTCGCCGAAAGCGCCGGTCACGCTCAACTGTCTGGAAAGCGGCTCTACCCTGCGTTTTTTGATACCGGCTGTCGGCGCACTGGGCGTACCAGCTGTTTTCACCGGCTGTGGGCGGCTGCCGCAGCGCCCTCTGGGCATCTACCTTTCTCTGCTGCCGCAGCAGGGTCTGTGCTGTGAAAGTACCGGCGGTCTGCCGCTGCGCATCTCCGGACAGCTGCAGGCAGGCGTGTATTGTCTGCCGGGCGATGTTTCCAGTCAATTTATTTCGGGACTTTTGTTTGCGCTGCCGCTGCTTTCCGGTGACAGCGAGATACAACTGACCTCACCGCTGCAAAGCGCTTCCTATGTCCGCATGACGTGCCACATGCTCCAGCAATTCGGCATTTCTGTTCTGCCGTACCAAGGCGGCTGGAAGGTCCCCGGCGGACAGCATTTCCGTGCCCGCACACTTTCCATTGAACGGGACTGGAGCCAAGCGGCATTCCTGCTGACAGCCGGTGCGCTGGGCGGGCAGGTATCGCTCACCGGTCTGGACCCAAGCTCCGCACAGGGCGACCGCGCGATCGTGCCGCTGCTGACACAATTCGGCGCTTCCCTGCGCTGGAAAAACGGTATTCTCACCGCCGAAGCAAATCACTTAACGGGCTTTGATATCGACGTGGGGCAAATACCGGACCTTGCACCGGTGCTGGCCGCAGCCGGACTGTTCGCCGAAGGGCGCACCCGTCTGTACAACGCCGCCCGCCTGCGGCTAAAAGAAAGCGACCGGCTGGACGCCCTGTACCACATGGCGGTTTCACTGGGTGCGCGGGCAGAACAAATGGAGGACACCCTTACCTTGTGGGGGGGCCGGCCGTTGCCCGGCGGCACCGTGGATGGCTGCAGCGACCACCGCATTGTCATGGCCGCCGCTGTTGCCGCCCTGCGTACACAGGGGCCTGTTACGATTACTGACGCACAGGCAGTACAAAAAAGCTGGCCGGAATTTTTTACGGTTTATCAGGAGATGGGAGGAAACGCAGATGTCATCGTGGGGTGA
- the aroB gene encoding 3-dehydroquinate synthase — protein MTITVHTNPSYDILIENNCIRQIGPYATTLLPAAKRCVVVADTHTAPLYADTVLRSLQTAGILASLVTFPAGEQSKNLSTISRLYAAFSQSNLTRSDFAVALGGGVCGDMTGFAAATWLRGIPFIQIPTSLLAQVDSSVGGKTGVDLPEGKNLVGAFHQPSLVLIDPHTLSSLPTAFFSDGMGEVIKYGCIRSRALFERLETEDCRKYLPEVIAACVDIKRQVVEKDERDTGERAILNFGHTFGHALETLQNYHGLTHGAAVGVGMVLITRMSEQNGMTAPGTANRIAALLHRYGLPSVCTESMQDLISATAHDKKSTGNSVKLILLKDIGHCCIQKVPRADLPRLCREMQ, from the coding sequence ATGACAATCACTGTACATACAAATCCATCCTATGACATTCTCATAGAAAATAACTGTATCCGGCAGATTGGGCCGTACGCCACAACACTGCTGCCCGCGGCGAAACGCTGTGTGGTGGTGGCCGATACCCATACGGCGCCCCTTTACGCTGACACCGTTCTGCGCTCTCTGCAGACGGCGGGCATTCTCGCCTCTTTGGTGACTTTTCCCGCCGGTGAACAAAGCAAAAATCTATCCACCATTTCCCGCCTGTACGCGGCGTTCTCCCAATCGAACCTTACCCGCAGTGATTTCGCCGTGGCACTGGGCGGCGGTGTGTGCGGCGATATGACCGGCTTTGCGGCGGCTACATGGCTGCGCGGCATTCCGTTCATCCAAATTCCCACCAGTCTGTTGGCACAGGTGGATTCGTCCGTCGGCGGCAAAACCGGCGTAGACTTGCCGGAAGGCAAAAACCTAGTGGGTGCCTTCCACCAGCCCTCTCTGGTCCTCATTGACCCGCACACGCTTTCCTCCCTGCCAACTGCTTTCTTCTCTGATGGCATGGGGGAAGTCATTAAGTACGGCTGTATCCGCAGCCGCGCACTGTTTGAGCGACTGGAAACAGAGGACTGCCGAAAATACCTGCCGGAGGTTATCGCCGCCTGTGTGGACATCAAGCGGCAGGTCGTGGAAAAAGATGAGCGTGACACTGGTGAGCGGGCCATTTTGAACTTTGGTCATACATTTGGCCATGCACTGGAAACGCTGCAGAATTATCATGGCCTGACGCATGGTGCCGCTGTGGGTGTCGGCATGGTTCTGATTACCCGCATGAGTGAACAGAACGGCATGACCGCCCCTGGCACAGCAAACCGCATTGCGGCCCTGCTGCACCGGTACGGCCTGCCGTCTGTCTGTACCGAATCCATGCAGGACCTCATTTCCGCAACCGCGCATGATAAGAAATCCACTGGAAACAGTGTGAAACTGATACTGCTGAAAGATATCGGCCACTGCTGTATACAGAAGGTACCGCGTGCGGACCTGCCCCGGCTGTGCCGGGAAATGCAGTGA
- a CDS encoding prephenate dehydrogenase, with protein sequence MHIVIVGLGLIGGSLAKAFTKYTDCHVAGIDSDPATVEAALACGAITKEGDNDDLRQADIVYLCLYPQADIDFVRAHLSAFGKHTVLTDVCGIKTKVCHGLCALAKEGGFVYCGAHPMAGTEKHGFSASRADMFKGASYILVPCSAPEPVQELLRQTAFQLGFGRSVSTTPEHHDQLIAFTSQLPHALACAYVMSPCCPEHRGFSAGSYRDVSRVANINEVMWAELFLDNQTALTGELNTLIKNLSDIRDAVADGDQKRLEALLRRGRLIKEELGE encoded by the coding sequence TTGCATATTGTCATTGTCGGGCTGGGGCTGATAGGCGGCAGCCTTGCCAAAGCCTTTACGAAATACACTGACTGTCACGTTGCCGGCATCGACTCCGACCCCGCCACGGTGGAGGCCGCCCTTGCCTGCGGTGCCATCACAAAGGAGGGTGACAACGATGACCTTCGACAGGCCGACATTGTGTATCTGTGCCTGTACCCGCAGGCCGACATTGACTTTGTGCGCGCACACCTTTCCGCCTTCGGGAAACATACGGTTCTGACGGACGTGTGCGGCATTAAAACAAAGGTGTGCCACGGACTGTGCGCACTGGCAAAAGAGGGGGGTTTTGTCTACTGCGGTGCTCACCCCATGGCTGGCACAGAAAAGCACGGCTTTTCCGCTTCGCGCGCGGATATGTTTAAGGGTGCCAGTTACATTTTGGTGCCGTGCAGCGCCCCGGAACCGGTGCAGGAGCTGCTGCGGCAAACGGCGTTTCAGCTTGGTTTTGGGCGCAGTGTCTCCACCACACCGGAACATCACGACCAGTTGATTGCCTTTACCAGCCAGCTTCCGCACGCACTGGCCTGCGCCTATGTGATGAGCCCGTGCTGCCCGGAACACCGCGGCTTTTCCGCTGGAAGCTATCGTGACGTTTCCCGTGTGGCAAACATCAATGAAGTCATGTGGGCGGAGCTGTTTTTGGATAACCAAACTGCTCTGACTGGGGAACTGAATACCCTGATAAAGAACCTTTCCGACATTCGGGACGCTGTTGCTGACGGCGACCAAAAACGACTGGAAGCGCTTCTGCGGCGGGGCCGTCTGATTAAGGAGGAACTGGGAGAATGA